Proteins encoded within one genomic window of Anabaena sphaerica FACHB-251:
- a CDS encoding Tab2/Atab2 family RNA-binding protein, producing the protein MGSIWELDFYSRPILDANQKKVWEILVCESPVDVRTKTDSLFRYAQYCPSNQVNSGWLRTALQEAINKAGEAPIKIRFFRRQMNNMITKACQDVGIPALPSRRTLVLNQWLHQRMEEVYPQESGYQGGANPSVRLDRPLPQRLPDALEGKQWAFVSLEAGDFADMPDWEIGFGEAFPLDLAQLSPESRIPGILIFSPRALPIAGWMSGLEMAYLHFDTKQGDRLILETGATESWVVANIRTPQLLKEAQGFEQAKQQANGVHFVGVQSDPQAQSFAGFWLLQEVNL; encoded by the coding sequence ATGGGCAGTATTTGGGAACTCGATTTTTACTCTCGTCCGATTTTGGACGCAAATCAAAAAAAAGTTTGGGAAATCTTAGTGTGTGAAAGTCCTGTGGATGTCCGCACTAAAACAGATTCCTTGTTTCGCTATGCTCAATATTGCCCTAGTAATCAGGTAAATTCGGGTTGGTTGCGGACAGCATTACAGGAAGCTATCAATAAAGCTGGGGAAGCACCCATCAAAATACGCTTTTTCCGTCGCCAAATGAATAATATGATTACTAAAGCCTGTCAGGATGTGGGTATTCCTGCTTTACCTAGTCGGCGCACTTTAGTTCTCAACCAATGGCTACACCAGCGGATGGAGGAAGTGTATCCCCAAGAATCAGGATATCAAGGGGGGGCTAATCCTTCAGTGCGGTTAGATAGACCTTTACCCCAACGTTTACCAGATGCTTTGGAAGGCAAGCAATGGGCATTTGTGAGTTTAGAAGCAGGGGATTTTGCGGATATGCCAGATTGGGAAATAGGGTTTGGTGAAGCTTTCCCCCTCGATTTAGCCCAATTATCGCCAGAATCTCGCATTCCGGGGATTTTGATTTTCTCACCTAGAGCTTTACCCATTGCTGGGTGGATGTCTGGTTTGGAAATGGCTTATTTGCACTTTGACACTAAGCAAGGAGACAGACTGATTTTAGAAACCGGTGCAACGGAAAGCTGGGTTGTGGCAAATATCAGAACACCCCAACTTCTCAAAGAAGCTCAAGGTTTTGAACAAGCAAAGCAACAAGCTAATGGTGTGCATTTTGTTGGTGTGCAGTCCGATCCCCAAGCTCAATCTTTTGCAGGTTTTTGGCTGTTACAAGAGGTGAATCTGTAA
- a CDS encoding alpha/beta hydrolase, protein MKIYHSVGTFKGVGGLDLYYQSWNPRGKIKAILVLVHGLGGHSGLYKNIIEHLLPQQYAVYGLDLRGHGQSPGQRGYINTWAEFRDDVRNFLQMIQKQQPGCPIFLFGHSMGGMIVLEYVLRYPEDTSALQGVISVAPSIGEVGVSPVRVLLGKMLSRVWPRFSLNTGLDADAGSRDPQIVATYAKDSLRHTRATARFSTEFFTTLAWINAHAHEWKVPLLILHGGADRVVLPGGSELFYQRVTYSDKLRIEYPGAYHDLHCDINYCEVLTDLSSWMEKHLPAEVGQLEVVMSNE, encoded by the coding sequence ATGAAAATTTACCACAGCGTAGGCACGTTTAAAGGTGTTGGGGGACTTGACCTGTATTATCAAAGCTGGAATCCAAGGGGTAAAATCAAAGCGATATTAGTTTTGGTACATGGACTTGGAGGACACAGCGGACTTTACAAGAATATAATCGAGCATTTGTTACCTCAGCAATATGCTGTTTATGGCTTAGATTTGCGTGGTCATGGACAGTCACCCGGTCAAAGAGGTTACATCAATACTTGGGCTGAGTTTCGTGATGATGTGCGAAACTTCTTACAAATGATTCAAAAACAGCAACCAGGATGCCCAATTTTCCTTTTTGGTCATAGCATGGGCGGAATGATTGTCTTAGAATATGTTTTGCGTTATCCAGAAGATACATCTGCATTACAAGGAGTAATTTCTGTTGCACCCAGTATTGGAGAAGTGGGAGTATCACCTGTGCGCGTGCTATTAGGAAAGATGCTTTCGCGGGTGTGGCCTCGTTTTTCCTTAAATACCGGACTTGACGCAGATGCTGGTTCACGAGATCCGCAAATTGTAGCCACCTACGCCAAAGATTCTTTACGCCATACCCGCGCCACAGCCCGTTTTTCTACAGAGTTCTTTACTACACTAGCGTGGATTAATGCCCATGCTCATGAATGGAAAGTACCGCTGTTGATTTTGCATGGTGGTGCTGACAGGGTGGTTTTACCTGGAGGCAGCGAACTTTTTTACCAGCGTGTGACTTACTCAGATAAGCTACGCATTGAATATCCAGGAGCCTATCACGATTTACATTGTGATATTAATTATTGTGAGGTGCTAACTGATTTAAGTAGTTGGATGGAAAAACATTTACCTGCTGAAGTGGGACAGTTAGAGGTGGTAATGAGTAACGAGTGA
- a CDS encoding lysophospholipid acyltransferase family protein, with protein sequence MENTNGSENLPPVTEAAIKRVWEGVGAASDRTIRHTIETTLNGLSAIDQEHWEPRVNANIRRCVLRSLIHSLFRVKVENIENIPPTPAILAANHLHHIDPLVLLAEIPTQPHYYILGDARTLYNKWWKRLILGFAGGVIPLERIWGEEQAVIAAAKAGRDDLQELAQVIKDTVNPGGDIHTIRRIDRIVAAILASGDGLMIFPEGRLGTAEGHLHPLKRGTVIYALRAGVPIVPIALIGTHDLFLRKELTIRVGEPLYFSATTRPKRPEIDTAAEALQEAIQALLPRDYQEPQGIKLLQHFLNRMLW encoded by the coding sequence ATGGAAAATACTAACGGATCAGAAAATTTACCACCTGTGACGGAGGCGGCTATTAAGCGGGTATGGGAAGGTGTGGGGGCGGCGAGCGATCGCACTATTCGTCATACTATAGAAACTACTCTCAATGGGCTATCGGCTATTGATCAGGAACATTGGGAACCGCGAGTTAATGCTAATATCAGACGTTGTGTGTTGCGATCGCTCATTCATTCTCTATTCCGTGTCAAAGTTGAAAACATTGAAAATATCCCACCCACACCAGCAATCTTAGCTGCTAACCATCTTCACCACATCGACCCCTTAGTTTTACTCGCAGAAATACCTACTCAGCCCCATTATTATATTCTCGGTGATGCCCGCACTCTCTATAACAAATGGTGGAAACGCCTGATTTTAGGTTTTGCAGGTGGTGTCATCCCTTTAGAACGCATTTGGGGAGAAGAACAGGCTGTTATTGCTGCTGCTAAAGCCGGACGAGATGATTTACAGGAACTTGCTCAAGTTATTAAAGATACCGTTAATCCTGGTGGAGATATCCACACAATCCGCCGCATAGACCGCATTGTTGCGGCAATTTTAGCCAGTGGGGATGGGTTGATGATTTTTCCCGAAGGTAGACTGGGAACTGCTGAGGGTCATTTACATCCCCTGAAACGCGGAACTGTAATTTATGCGTTGCGGGCTGGAGTACCAATTGTCCCCATAGCATTAATTGGTACTCATGACTTATTTTTGAGGAAAGAGTTAACAATTCGGGTGGGTGAACCTTTATATTTTTCTGCAACTACTAGGCCAAAGCGTCCAGAAATAGATACAGCTGCGGAAGCATTACAAGAAGCGATACAGGCTTTGTTGCCTAGAGATTATCAAGAACCACAAGGGATAAAGTTGTTACAGCATTTCCTGAATCGGATGCTGTGGTGA